In Dyadobacter subterraneus, a single genomic region encodes these proteins:
- a CDS encoding T9SS type A sorting domain-containing protein: MKKVYSLMVMCIIVLCLSYNESHAKVSLTLPETSSTGTTTADCGCDNNALTNGSFENGNTGWTTSGSFDTKNTAYNVCGNYATVLNGAGSIYQQVAVAPGAVVRFSAYGGYHVKNGQTFKLSFYTSGGALINSNATSVAVDWDVDKAPSNGPILKQYVLNATAPAGAAFARAEAYGSGDYFKIDGACVQVTRPPADCGCDDNVLTNGSFENGNTGWTTNGNFETKNTTYDVCGSYATVLNGAGSIYQQYAVAPGAVVRFSAYGGYHVKAGQTFKLSFYNSGGTLINANATSVAVDWDVDTAPNTGPILKQYVLTATAPAGAAFARAEATATGDYFKLDGACMQVTPPPADCNCDGNTLVNPSFETYNTVNGKQIPSGWSSSNDAGQIFTDDDAYAVCGSKNGLLGTSGGSFWQDVNTIPGSTAVLNIWGGYHVKSSHKFQLIYLNASKVQIGAVAAEATLNKAVEDLPATGPNGMTKYTLTAGAAPAGTSYIRVLGSATGDYFKVDNACLKITPPVCETCTGNALLNPSFEDGTNNWTKTGTGTFTTSTDYVVCGVKSAKLTDKVAISQSKTIAPGNTITWSIYAGYDGSNAGYTQTLKVKFLNGSTELTSSTVTVTIDKAVTAGTLGLKKYTLTKQAPATTTSVVLEISTSAGTVYSDLGCFTIKTDTPLPVTLTDFSVKKEGTSAALSWKTTAETNSKSFEVQHSLNGKEWAVLGSVAAQGESLVTKSYSYTHASPANGNNLYRLKMIDNDETFAYSRIVSENFVTDESALLYPNPSSNFMKLRNGKEQIASIQIYDIRGVKVKDFIPKDGVDVDISSLPAGNYVVTFKQSNGLVTKQKISVIR; this comes from the coding sequence ATGAAAAAAGTTTACTCCCTTATGGTGATGTGCATAATAGTCTTATGCCTGTCCTATAACGAATCACACGCAAAAGTTTCTCTGACTCTTCCTGAAACTTCTTCTACCGGAACCACCACTGCTGATTGTGGATGCGACAACAATGCTTTAACCAACGGAAGTTTTGAAAATGGTAATACCGGCTGGACAACAAGTGGAAGTTTTGATACTAAAAACACAGCTTATAATGTCTGTGGAAATTATGCAACTGTTCTGAATGGCGCTGGAAGTATTTACCAGCAGGTTGCTGTTGCTCCAGGTGCCGTGGTTCGCTTCTCTGCATACGGTGGCTACCATGTAAAAAACGGCCAGACCTTTAAACTTTCATTTTATACTTCGGGTGGTGCGTTAATTAATTCTAACGCAACATCTGTTGCCGTTGACTGGGATGTTGATAAAGCTCCTAGTAATGGTCCCATATTAAAACAGTATGTATTGAATGCAACAGCGCCGGCAGGGGCTGCATTTGCGCGTGCTGAGGCTTACGGATCAGGTGATTACTTTAAGATCGACGGTGCTTGTGTGCAGGTAACGCGTCCTCCGGCTGATTGTGGATGCGACGACAATGTTCTGACCAACGGAAGTTTTGAAAATGGTAACACAGGTTGGACCACAAACGGAAATTTTGAAACTAAAAACACAACTTATGATGTCTGTGGAAGTTATGCAACTGTTCTAAATGGCGCGGGCAGCATTTACCAGCAGTATGCTGTTGCTCCTGGTGCGGTTGTTCGTTTCTCTGCATATGGCGGATATCACGTAAAAGCTGGGCAGACATTTAAGCTTTCCTTTTATAATTCGGGCGGTACATTAATTAATGCGAACGCAACGTCAGTGGCTGTTGACTGGGATGTTGATACTGCTCCTAATACTGGTCCAATATTAAAACAATACGTTTTGACTGCAACTGCGCCCGCAGGAGCTGCATTTGCTCGTGCTGAGGCCACTGCAACAGGTGATTATTTCAAACTTGATGGTGCTTGTATGCAGGTAACACCGCCTCCTGCTGATTGTAATTGTGATGGAAATACTTTGGTGAACCCAAGTTTTGAAACCTATAACACAGTAAACGGAAAACAAATTCCAAGTGGATGGAGCTCTTCAAATGATGCAGGCCAGATTTTCACTGACGATGATGCATATGCTGTTTGTGGATCAAAAAATGGTCTTTTGGGTACTTCTGGCGGAAGTTTCTGGCAGGATGTAAATACTATTCCTGGAAGCACGGCGGTATTGAATATCTGGGGTGGATACCATGTAAAATCAAGTCATAAATTCCAGCTTATTTACCTGAACGCGTCAAAAGTTCAAATTGGGGCAGTTGCAGCAGAAGCTACACTTAACAAAGCAGTTGAAGATCTTCCTGCAACAGGACCAAACGGAATGACGAAATATACTTTAACAGCTGGTGCTGCACCGGCAGGAACGTCATATATTCGTGTACTTGGATCTGCAACAGGAGATTATTTCAAAGTGGACAATGCATGTCTTAAAATTACTCCTCCGGTTTGTGAAACCTGTACAGGAAATGCCTTGTTGAATCCAAGTTTTGAAGATGGAACAAATAACTGGACAAAAACCGGAACTGGTACTTTTACAACGTCAACGGATTACGTAGTATGTGGTGTTAAATCTGCGAAATTAACTGACAAGGTTGCGATTTCACAGTCAAAAACTATTGCACCGGGAAATACAATTACCTGGTCTATATATGCTGGCTATGATGGTTCAAACGCTGGTTACACACAAACTTTGAAAGTTAAATTCTTAAACGGATCGACTGAGTTAACATCATCGACAGTGACCGTGACAATTGACAAAGCGGTAACGGCCGGAACACTTGGTTTGAAGAAATATACATTAACCAAACAGGCTCCGGCTACAACAACTTCTGTTGTTCTTGAAATTTCTACCAGTGCCGGTACTGTTTATTCTGATCTGGGTTGCTTTACTATCAAAACAGACACGCCGCTACCTGTAACACTTACAGATTTCAGCGTGAAAAAAGAAGGTACGAGCGCTGCACTTTCATGGAAAACCACTGCTGAAACCAACTCGAAATCTTTTGAAGTACAACATAGCCTTAATGGCAAAGAATGGGCTGTTTTAGGTTCAGTTGCTGCACAAGGTGAAAGTTTAGTTACAAAATCTTACAGCTATACACATGCTAGCCCTGCTAACGGAAACAATTTGTATCGTCTGAAAATGATTGATAACGATGAAACGTTTGCTTATAGCAGAATTGTTAGTGAAAATTTTGTTACAGATGAGTCCGCATTACTTTACCCAAATCCAAGTTCAAATTTCATGAAGCTGAGAAATGGCAAGGAACAAATTGCCAGCATTCAGATTTATGACATCAGAGGTGTAAAGGTGAAAGACTTCATTCCGAAAGACGGTGTTGATGTTGATATCAGCAGTCTGCCAGCCGGAAATTATGTAGTAACCTTTAAACAAAGCAATGGCCTGGTAACTAAACAGAAAATTTCAGTAATCAGGTAG
- a CDS encoding GH1 family beta-glucosidase, with amino-acid sequence MKDFKYNIESSEQAVNLEIPETGILSRKDFGVDFKWGTATAAFQVEGAVTEHGRGPSIWDTFTSQKGKIKNGHHAEIACDFYNRYEADLELVAELGFKEFRFSLSWSRILPDGTGKINQSGIDFYNRIIDKCISLNIEPWITLYHWDLPQALEDRGGWKNREIIKWFSEYVSICADAFGGKVRNWIVLNEPMAVAGLGYTTGMHAPGKKGLFNFLPVVHHLAMCQAEGGRIVRDMVQDAYIGTALSCSHVQPFSQSARDIRAAKRADAIMNRLFLEPCLGMGYPVETFPFLKGISKFMLEGDAEKLAFDFDFIGLQNYFRVIVKHSYFAPVLWLEEVSARKRNVPLTAMGWEVAPDGMYEILKQFSQYPNIREIIISENGAAFEDILENGIVQDIKRIQFFEEYLANILKAKNEGVKIGGYLAWSLLDNFEWAEGYGPRFGLVYVNYENQERVIKDSGKWFARFLKE; translated from the coding sequence TTGAAGGATTTTAAGTATAATATTGAATCATCAGAACAAGCCGTTAATCTGGAAATTCCGGAAACTGGAATTCTTTCCAGAAAAGATTTCGGCGTTGATTTCAAATGGGGAACAGCAACGGCAGCGTTTCAGGTTGAAGGTGCCGTTACAGAACATGGCAGAGGACCGTCGATCTGGGATACTTTCACAAGTCAAAAAGGGAAAATCAAAAATGGGCATCATGCTGAAATTGCCTGCGATTTTTATAACCGGTATGAGGCAGACCTTGAACTTGTTGCGGAGCTTGGTTTTAAGGAATTCCGTTTTTCACTTTCCTGGTCCAGGATTTTGCCGGATGGTACTGGCAAGATCAACCAAAGCGGTATCGATTTTTACAACCGTATTATTGATAAATGTATTTCCCTAAATATTGAACCCTGGATTACCTTGTATCACTGGGATCTGCCCCAGGCGCTGGAAGATCGTGGCGGTTGGAAAAACAGGGAAATTATAAAATGGTTTTCTGAATATGTTTCGATTTGTGCGGATGCTTTTGGCGGAAAAGTTCGAAACTGGATTGTCCTGAACGAGCCAATGGCAGTTGCTGGCTTGGGTTATACCACAGGCATGCACGCGCCGGGGAAAAAAGGATTATTTAATTTTCTTCCTGTTGTCCATCATCTGGCTATGTGCCAGGCCGAAGGCGGACGGATTGTTCGTGATATGGTTCAGGATGCCTATATCGGTACTGCACTTTCCTGCTCGCATGTGCAGCCTTTTTCGCAAAGCGCAAGAGATATCCGCGCCGCCAAAAGAGCGGATGCGATTATGAACCGTCTTTTTCTTGAACCGTGTCTGGGCATGGGATATCCGGTGGAGACTTTCCCATTTTTGAAAGGAATCTCAAAATTCATGCTGGAAGGTGATGCAGAAAAACTAGCCTTTGATTTTGATTTTATCGGACTTCAAAACTACTTCCGGGTTATCGTAAAACATTCCTATTTCGCACCTGTTTTGTGGCTTGAAGAAGTATCGGCCAGGAAACGCAATGTTCCGTTGACGGCCATGGGCTGGGAAGTTGCACCGGATGGCATGTATGAAATATTGAAACAGTTCAGCCAGTATCCCAACATCAGGGAAATTATCATTTCCGAAAACGGAGCGGCTTTTGAGGATATTTTGGAAAATGGAATTGTTCAGGATATTAAAAGAATTCAGTTTTTTGAAGAATATCTGGCTAATATTTTAAAAGCGAAAAATGAAGGTGTGAAAATCGGCGGTTACCTGGCCTGGTCGCTGCTGGATAATTTTGAATGGGCAGAAGGCTATGGGCCAAGGTTTGGACTGGTGTATGTCAATTATGAAAACCAGGAGCGAGTTATCAAGGATTCAGGAAAATGGTTTGCCAGATTTTTGAAGGAATAG
- a CDS encoding DUF4097 family beta strand repeat-containing protein: MKKINLLLAAFVLFITISSNAQNSDDKPYVSKNFTSASLTNLKVETSGGSITVAGDQANGVKVEMYVRPNNWNGKVNLSKEEIEDKLEDFDIFIGTEGSVLKATAIRKNRNGWDKNSVSISFKVSTPRNMATNLRTSGGSIRISSLTGEQDFRTSGGSLKVSDLDGIINGQTSGGSIEVENCKKEITLGTSGGSIKASELNGKINLHTSGGSITLNGLDGTIVAQTSGGSIKGDGIKGDLDAGTSGGSVRLAGLSGSVKAHTSGGSMEVEITQVGKFVDLSTSAGSLRVNMPMDKGMDLNLRGNKVTVSLKNFDGQVEKDRVLGKMNGGGIPVNLSANGGSVSINQ; encoded by the coding sequence ATGAAAAAAATTAATCTACTTTTAGCCGCATTCGTTCTATTTATTACAATTTCTTCCAATGCGCAGAATTCAGACGACAAGCCTTACGTCAGTAAAAATTTCACTAGCGCATCGCTTACTAATCTTAAAGTGGAAACTTCCGGCGGTTCCATAACCGTTGCCGGCGATCAGGCAAACGGTGTGAAGGTTGAAATGTACGTTCGTCCGAATAACTGGAACGGGAAAGTCAATCTGAGCAAAGAAGAAATTGAAGACAAACTTGAAGATTTTGATATTTTTATCGGTACCGAAGGCAGTGTTCTGAAAGCAACTGCTATTCGTAAAAACAGAAACGGCTGGGATAAAAACAGCGTTTCTATATCCTTCAAAGTTTCTACACCAAGAAATATGGCAACCAACCTGCGTACAAGCGGCGGAAGTATCCGTATTTCTTCACTTACCGGAGAACAGGATTTCAGAACATCAGGCGGAAGTTTGAAAGTATCTGATCTTGACGGCATTATCAATGGACAAACTTCCGGCGGTAGTATTGAAGTTGAAAATTGCAAAAAAGAAATCACGCTGGGAACAAGCGGCGGAAGTATCAAAGCGAGCGAACTGAATGGAAAAATTAATTTGCATACCTCTGGCGGAAGCATTACGCTGAATGGACTTGATGGTACAATTGTAGCCCAAACAAGCGGCGGAAGCATCAAAGGTGATGGAATTAAAGGTGATCTTGACGCCGGAACTTCGGGTGGATCTGTGCGCCTTGCCGGACTTTCGGGGAGCGTGAAAGCACATACAAGCGGCGGAAGTATGGAAGTTGAAATTACTCAGGTTGGCAAGTTTGTAGATTTGTCTACGTCCGCTGGGAGCCTTCGTGTGAATATGCCAATGGATAAAGGAATGGATTTAAATCTGAGAGGAAACAAAGTAACTGTAAGTTTGAAAAACTTTGACGGACAAGTTGAAAAAGACCGTGTTCTTGGAAAAATGAATGGTGGCGGGATTCCTGTTAATTTGTCAGCGAACGGTGGTTCTGTCTCTATTAATCAATAA